A part of Myxococcales bacterium genomic DNA contains:
- a CDS encoding IS5 family transposase, translating to MKTFLKGNIMSCLYETCLSDCAWEVIEPLFPANAKRGRRRVYSFRSIVDAIFYVLKNGCVWRCLPNDFPPHGIVYHYFRTWSVSGLWAVLNCILVAIVRTCAGRDASPSLVSIDSQSQTAEPGVDERGLDGGKKINGRKRHIVVDTMGLMLLCICTAANVSDRVAGEELVTELNKREKFPRLAKILGDNAYKNLSSDLRVGVSTETAERLKGQKGFVPQIFRWAVERTFAWLNRNRRLVRNYEKNTKHQESMNYIANARLCIRRLENWLTT from the coding sequence GTGAAAACCTTTTTGAAAGGAAATATCATGTCGTGCTTGTATGAAACCTGTTTGTCAGATTGTGCCTGGGAAGTGATTGAGCCACTTTTTCCTGCTAACGCCAAACGAGGCAGACGTCGTGTCTATAGCTTTCGGAGCATAGTTGATGCCATATTCTATGTTTTAAAGAACGGCTGTGTGTGGCGTTGTTTACCCAATGACTTTCCTCCTCACGGTATTGTCTATCACTATTTTCGCACCTGGTCTGTTTCTGGTTTGTGGGCGGTCTTAAACTGCATTCTCGTGGCAATAGTCAGAACCTGTGCTGGCAGAGATGCAAGCCCCTCACTTGTTTCCATCGACTCCCAATCACAGACAGCGGAACCAGGAGTAGATGAGCGTGGTTTGGATGGGGGAAAGAAGATTAATGGAAGAAAGCGCCACATCGTTGTTGATACGATGGGATTGATGCTCCTATGCATTTGTACCGCAGCAAATGTATCTGATAGGGTTGCCGGCGAGGAATTGGTTACTGAGCTCAATAAGCGCGAGAAGTTTCCCAGATTAGCGAAGATTCTTGGAGATAACGCATATAAGAATTTGTCTTCAGACTTGAGAGTAGGCGTAAGCACAGAAACTGCGGAACGTTTAAAAGGGCAAAAGGGGTTTGTACCACAAATATTTCGTTGGGCCGTAGAACGAACTTTTGCTTGGCTGAATCGAAATAGGCGTCTGGTGCGTAACTATGAGAAGAATACAAAGCATCAGGAATCAATGAACTACATCGCTAATGCAAGATTATGTATCAGACGATTGGAAAATTGGCTTACCACCTGA
- a CDS encoding purine-nucleoside phosphorylase translates to MDINAFKEARDFIVSNTAIKDLSPHTAVVLGSGLSHFADNLKNSSYAKVIPFKNIPHFSSSTVEGHSGELIVGKLTNSHPIIAMSGRLHFYEGYNAKTITNPIRVLSLLGIKNLILTNAAGAIGDNYEPGQLMAIKDHINLSGINPLIGPNNPELGPRFVDMSHAYEPRFIEYALKAAEQEKITMHQGVYISVTGPSYETPAEIRMFKSMGADAVGMSTVLETIVARHMGIKVLGISCLTNKAAGLSTNTITHEEVMENNAKVAMRFSSVLEKIVAQIYAEK, encoded by the coding sequence ATCGATATCAATGCCTTCAAAGAAGCCCGTGATTTTATCGTATCCAATACAGCGATTAAAGATTTATCTCCTCACACTGCTGTTGTTCTTGGTTCTGGACTCTCTCACTTTGCGGATAATTTAAAAAATAGCTCTTACGCAAAAGTAATTCCATTTAAAAATATTCCTCATTTTTCATCATCGACTGTTGAGGGGCATAGTGGTGAACTGATTGTGGGAAAGCTTACCAATTCTCATCCAATAATTGCTATGAGCGGACGTCTTCATTTTTATGAAGGCTATAATGCAAAGACGATCACCAATCCTATCCGTGTTCTTAGTCTTTTAGGTATAAAAAATTTAATCCTCACTAATGCTGCTGGAGCGATAGGTGATAACTACGAGCCTGGTCAGTTAATGGCTATAAAAGATCATATCAATCTTAGCGGTATTAATCCCTTGATTGGGCCCAATAATCCTGAACTTGGCCCTCGCTTTGTTGATATGAGTCATGCCTATGAACCGCGATTTATTGAATATGCTCTTAAAGCTGCTGAACAAGAAAAAATTACTATGCACCAGGGTGTCTACATTTCAGTTACCGGCCCTTCTTATGAAACCCCGGCTGAGATCCGCATGTTTAAAAGCATGGGAGCTGATGCTGTTGGTATGAGTACAGTTTTAGAGACAATTGTTGCTCGCCACATGGGCATAAAAGTTTTAGGAATTTCTTGCCTGACCAACAAAGCTGCTGGTCTAAGCACAAACACAATCACGCATGAAGAAGTTATGGAAAATAATGCTAAAGTCGCAATGCGCTTTTCTAGTGTATTAGAAAAAATTGTCGCACAAATTTATGCAGAAAAATAA
- a CDS encoding pyridoxal phosphate-dependent aminotransferase yields MTKLSISERIINMKVSATLGMAQAAQKLKDAGVEVKVLSAGEPNFNTPSVISAVAKQSIDAGKVHYTPVRGTKNIISAMQEKFKRDQGVDYDEDQLMCTVGAKSAIMMALDAVANEGDEVIVFAPYWVSYFEQVKLARAVPVVVNCQAQNNFMPSAQELKAAITSKTKAIILNSPNNPSGGVISLEQLTQLADVLKDSSIWLISDEIYEKLLFDGHKHYSPAAINNDMYKRTILISGASKGYAMTGWRVGFVGACKEIISAMNKLQGQQTTCLPEFIQDAAAYALREDEHVRNAIKSMNDAYLERRDVCLERFKTMPQIKVFKPQGAFYIWADYSQVIKQKKLKDDIELGVKLLEEAHVAMVPGTPFGGPGSLRMSIASSMNDINQAIDHIEKWINS; encoded by the coding sequence ATGACGAAACTAAGCATCAGTGAGCGAATAATAAATATGAAAGTATCGGCAACGTTGGGAATGGCGCAAGCTGCCCAAAAGCTTAAAGATGCTGGAGTTGAAGTTAAGGTATTGAGCGCGGGGGAGCCTAATTTTAATACTCCATCGGTTATAAGTGCGGTTGCTAAGCAATCAATTGATGCTGGTAAAGTACACTACACACCCGTTCGCGGTACTAAAAATATTATCAGCGCTATGCAAGAAAAATTTAAGCGTGATCAAGGCGTTGATTATGATGAAGACCAGCTTATGTGCACTGTGGGCGCCAAGTCAGCTATCATGATGGCGCTTGATGCAGTGGCCAATGAAGGCGATGAAGTCATTGTGTTTGCGCCTTACTGGGTTTCTTATTTCGAACAAGTAAAGCTTGCTAGAGCTGTTCCTGTAGTAGTAAATTGCCAAGCTCAAAATAATTTTATGCCGAGTGCACAGGAGCTTAAAGCAGCGATAACCAGCAAGACAAAGGCTATAATTTTAAATTCTCCCAATAACCCAAGCGGAGGAGTGATTTCTCTTGAGCAGCTCACACAATTAGCTGATGTGTTAAAAGATAGCAGTATTTGGCTTATTTCAGATGAAATATATGAAAAACTTTTATTTGATGGTCATAAACATTATTCTCCAGCTGCCATCAATAACGACATGTATAAGCGCACTATTCTTATTAGCGGAGCGTCAAAAGGCTATGCCATGACTGGCTGGCGAGTTGGTTTTGTGGGAGCTTGCAAAGAAATTATTTCGGCAATGAATAAGTTGCAAGGACAGCAAACTACGTGCTTACCTGAGTTTATTCAAGATGCAGCTGCCTATGCTCTGCGGGAAGATGAACATGTGAGAAATGCCATAAAGTCTATGAACGACGCTTATCTAGAACGGCGAGACGTGTGTTTAGAGCGCTTTAAGACTATGCCGCAGATAAAAGTATTTAAACCTCAGGGTGCATTTTACATTTGGGCTGATTACTCACAAGTTATTAAACAGAAAAAATTAAAAGATGATATTGAACTTGGCGTAAAACTTCTTGAAGAAGCACACGTCGCTATGGTTCCAGGTACTCCTTTTGGAGGTCCAGGATCTTTACGAATGAGCATTGCTTCTTCTATGAATGACATCAACCAAGCGATCGATCATATTGAAAAGTGGATCAATAGTTAA
- a CDS encoding thymidine phosphorylase produces the protein MQVIEIIQKKRDLRPLLKKEINFLIEHYVKGDIPNYQMSAFLMAVCINGMNEEEISYLTDAMLYSGEVISHLSEGQALIDKHSTGGVGDKISIPLAPAIAACGVKVPMIAGRGLGHTGGTLDKLESIPGFRCNLSSKQYQAQVQEIGCVIMGQTKDIAPADKMIYALRDVTGTVESIPLIASSIMSKKLAEGIDGLVLDVKFGSGAFMKDIEQSRTLASTMVALGAHMGKKVTACLTNMDQPLGVMIGNSLEIIESIDILHGRGPKDSQELTVELGAEMLLLAKKASSLEEGRKLVEQSLSSGRALDKFIEMVKAQGGDTKYIIEPKNFRPAQQKIVIKSKNAGYICEIDSRFVGLAAGLLGGGRTKLTDEINPSVGIEMHVKIGDHVDKDQVLCTLHADQKGIEEATLRLESAISIVPQSVTAPLLCQERLSTN, from the coding sequence GTGCAAGTTATCGAGATAATACAAAAAAAACGTGATCTGCGCCCACTTTTAAAAAAAGAAATTAATTTTTTGATCGAGCACTATGTCAAGGGAGACATCCCCAATTACCAAATGTCAGCTTTTTTGATGGCTGTTTGCATCAATGGCATGAATGAAGAAGAGATTTCATATCTCACCGATGCCATGCTCTATTCTGGTGAAGTTATTTCTCACCTTTCAGAAGGTCAGGCTCTGATTGACAAGCACTCTACCGGTGGTGTTGGGGATAAAATCAGCATTCCTCTTGCTCCTGCAATTGCTGCATGCGGTGTAAAAGTTCCCATGATCGCAGGGCGCGGCCTCGGACACACGGGAGGGACACTTGATAAACTCGAAAGTATCCCAGGCTTCCGTTGCAATTTGAGCAGTAAACAATATCAGGCTCAAGTGCAAGAAATAGGGTGCGTCATCATGGGGCAAACCAAAGATATCGCCCCCGCGGATAAAATGATCTACGCATTGCGAGATGTAACCGGCACCGTCGAATCAATCCCGCTGATTGCTTCTTCTATCATGTCTAAAAAATTGGCCGAAGGCATCGATGGTTTGGTTTTGGATGTAAAATTTGGTTCTGGTGCTTTTATGAAGGATATTGAGCAATCCCGCACTCTAGCATCCACCATGGTAGCCCTCGGCGCGCACATGGGCAAAAAAGTTACGGCATGCCTCACCAACATGGATCAACCTTTGGGAGTTATGATTGGAAACTCTTTAGAGATTATTGAAAGCATAGATATCTTGCACGGACGCGGCCCCAAGGACAGCCAAGAACTCACTGTTGAGCTCGGAGCAGAAATGTTGCTCTTGGCCAAAAAAGCTTCCTCACTCGAAGAGGGCCGCAAGCTCGTTGAACAATCTCTTTCATCTGGACGTGCGCTCGATAAATTTATTGAGATGGTGAAAGCTCAGGGTGGTGATACAAAATACATTATTGAACCTAAAAACTTTCGTCCCGCTCAACAAAAAATTGTTATCAAGTCCAAAAATGCTGGCTATATTTGCGAAATTGATAGCCGTTTTGTTGGTCTTGCTGCTGGACTGCTTGGCGGTGGACGTACCAAACTGACCGATGAAATTAATCCCAGCGTCGGAATCGAAATGCATGTAAAGATTGGCGATCACGTGGACAAAGATCAAGTTCTCTGCACTCTGCATGCAGATCAAAAAGGAATTGAAGAGGCAACACTTCGGCTTGAAAGCGCTATAAGTATTGTGCCCCAATCGGTGACAGCGCCGCTTTTATGTCAAGAACGCCTGTCAACTAACTAA
- the coaD gene encoding pantetheine-phosphate adenylyltransferase, producing the protein MKKAIYPGSFDPITNGHIDIVKRALSVFDHVLIAITQNQEKSSLFTIEERQDLIRQSLDSERIEVKTFDGLLVDFAKDEKIGFIVRGLRAASDFEYEFQLAAMNRHVNSQVDSVFFMTSSETYFLSSRLVKEVAMLGGDVEKMVPSPVAKALQEKRKLHQNI; encoded by the coding sequence ATGAAGAAAGCAATTTATCCAGGTAGTTTTGATCCGATCACCAATGGACATATCGATATTGTAAAAAGAGCTTTATCTGTATTCGATCACGTTCTTATTGCGATTACGCAAAATCAAGAAAAATCATCACTGTTTACTATAGAAGAACGTCAAGATCTGATTAGGCAAAGTCTTGATAGTGAGCGCATCGAAGTAAAAACTTTTGATGGCTTGTTGGTAGATTTTGCTAAGGACGAAAAGATCGGCTTTATTGTGAGAGGATTGCGAGCCGCAAGTGATTTTGAGTATGAATTTCAATTGGCGGCTATGAATCGGCATGTAAACTCTCAGGTTGATTCAGTATTTTTTATGACCAGCAGCGAGACATATTTTTTGTCATCGCGCTTGGTAAAAGAAGTGGCTATGCTTGGAGGAGATGTTGAAAAAATGGTTCCATCTCCTGTAGCGAAGGCTTTGCAAGAAAAAAGAAAACTCCATCAAAATATATGA
- the recO gene encoding DNA repair protein RecO — protein sequence MTRSRSVFARPAVHGDAFVTSSVRYGEKDCIVRLLLRDKGRRVAFFKNGLAARKGASTLQAPSLAKVAYVEMSDNKMPRLISFDIEPGSYALSLRAFAYASYIAELIEVMVPEEEECEPIYLLAEKAVYLLSSMGAHSFILRAFELNMLEFCGYLPDFDEIESGYNGNIFYDPIACRLIKEPVGQSFPITNSSLKLAKTLLGGIPENAVSENFDDLMSLGRIFHSRLRVLGIKELKSVSFLKQLSGKMAVGSGQT from the coding sequence ATGACACGTTCGCGTTCAGTATTTGCTCGTCCAGCTGTGCATGGTGATGCTTTTGTTACTTCAAGTGTTCGTTATGGTGAAAAAGATTGCATCGTACGGTTGTTATTGCGCGATAAAGGACGCAGGGTGGCTTTTTTTAAAAATGGCTTAGCCGCTAGAAAAGGAGCTAGTACTCTGCAGGCACCGAGTTTGGCAAAAGTGGCTTATGTGGAGATGAGCGATAATAAAATGCCGCGTTTGATATCTTTTGATATTGAGCCTGGGAGTTATGCTTTATCGCTCAGAGCTTTTGCTTATGCTTCTTATATTGCTGAGTTAATTGAAGTGATGGTGCCCGAAGAAGAAGAGTGTGAGCCAATTTATTTGTTGGCTGAAAAAGCTGTTTATTTGCTTAGCAGCATGGGGGCCCACTCATTTATTTTAAGAGCGTTTGAACTCAATATGCTTGAGTTTTGTGGCTATTTGCCTGATTTTGACGAAATAGAAAGTGGCTATAACGGAAATATTTTTTATGATCCTATAGCGTGCCGTTTGATAAAAGAGCCAGTTGGGCAATCTTTTCCGATAACAAACTCTTCACTTAAACTTGCCAAAACCCTACTTGGAGGCATTCCAGAAAATGCCGTATCCGAAAATTTTGATGACCTTATGAGTTTAGGGCGTATTTTTCACAGCCGTCTTAGAGTGTTGGGCATTAAAGAGCTTAAAAGCGTGAGCTTTTTGAAGCAATTGTCGGGAAAGATGGCTGTCGGGAGTGGCCAGACCTAA